The proteins below are encoded in one region of Ereboglobus luteus:
- a CDS encoding NAD-dependent dehydratase, giving the protein MKLLLVGSTGLVGSHVLRMALADPRISAVTAPGRRAPDAHPKLRAPLVDFDNLPADADWWRADAVICTLGTTIRKAGSQAAFRRVDYDYPLAVARLAKRHGTPAYALNSAIGASAGSRIFYNRVKGELERDLAAVGFESLTHVRPGVIGGKRREFRLGERMLVAGLTAFGFLLPRRWRVNPADRIAAALIESAVNPKPGVRAIESAAMVK; this is encoded by the coding sequence ATGAAACTACTTCTTGTCGGATCAACCGGACTTGTTGGAAGCCACGTTTTGCGCATGGCGCTCGCCGACCCGCGCATAAGCGCTGTGACGGCGCCGGGCCGTCGCGCACCGGACGCGCACCCAAAACTCCGCGCGCCCCTGGTCGATTTCGACAACCTCCCGGCCGACGCGGACTGGTGGCGGGCGGACGCCGTCATTTGCACGCTCGGCACGACGATCCGCAAGGCCGGCTCGCAGGCGGCGTTCCGGCGCGTGGATTATGATTACCCGCTCGCCGTGGCGCGGCTGGCGAAACGGCACGGCACACCGGCCTATGCGCTGAACTCGGCCATCGGCGCAAGCGCCGGCTCGCGGATTTTCTACAACCGGGTGAAGGGTGAATTGGAACGCGATCTGGCGGCCGTCGGCTTCGAATCCCTGACGCATGTGCGCCCCGGAGTGATCGGCGGCAAGCGCCGGGAGTTTCGCCTTGGAGAGCGGATGCTTGTCGCCGGACTGACGGCGTTCGGTTTTCTGCTACCGCGCCGCTGGCGAGTCAACCCGGCGGACCGGATTGCCGCGGCGCTGATTGAATCAGCGGTAAACCCAAAGCCCGGAGTTCGCGCAATTGAATCCGCCGCCATGGTCAAATAA
- a CDS encoding small ribosomal subunit Rsm22 family protein, protein MDWTQLDWQALDRLRDGFIKGTAASGPYWRTPADLANYDMTYAERIGWKWDSVLSELRRRNWTPPAPARTLLDWGCGSGIASRRVLRAFGPENFDTLHLWDHSPLARDYAAQVARRDFPDLKIEHSALRTPPSAFVLLLSHVINELSDAALAELTALARRAEAVIWVEPGTHADSRALVSVREKLRGDFDIIAPCAHAAPCGLLAPGAERHWCHNFAEPPRNIYADSDWVKFGKRAGVDLRSLPYSFLVLQKKSAPTNMSGFSLRSEPHSELRVPHSQAARIIGRPRIHKAHAAICSCDADGVNDLTLYKRDATALFKQLDRAPAHPPLYIWKRDPANPAKILDGNPIHVAE, encoded by the coding sequence ATGGATTGGACACAACTCGACTGGCAGGCGCTCGACCGATTGCGCGACGGCTTCATCAAGGGAACCGCCGCCAGCGGCCCCTATTGGCGCACGCCCGCCGACCTCGCCAACTACGACATGACCTACGCCGAACGCATCGGCTGGAAATGGGACTCCGTCCTCTCCGAACTCCGCCGTCGCAACTGGACGCCGCCCGCCCCCGCGCGCACGCTCCTCGACTGGGGATGCGGCAGCGGCATCGCCTCGCGCCGCGTGCTGCGCGCCTTCGGGCCGGAAAACTTCGACACATTGCACCTCTGGGATCACTCGCCCCTCGCGCGCGACTACGCCGCGCAAGTCGCCCGCCGCGATTTCCCCGACTTGAAGATCGAGCACTCCGCGCTCCGCACTCCACCTTCCGCATTTGTCCTCCTCCTCAGCCACGTCATCAACGAACTTTCCGACGCCGCGCTCGCCGAACTCACCGCCCTCGCCCGCCGCGCCGAGGCGGTCATCTGGGTCGAACCCGGCACGCATGCCGACAGCCGCGCGCTCGTGTCAGTGCGCGAAAAATTGCGCGGCGATTTCGACATCATCGCCCCCTGCGCACACGCCGCGCCCTGCGGACTCCTCGCACCCGGCGCGGAACGCCACTGGTGCCACAATTTTGCCGAGCCCCCGCGCAACATCTACGCCGATTCGGATTGGGTGAAATTCGGCAAACGAGCCGGTGTCGATCTGCGCAGCCTCCCCTACAGTTTTCTCGTCCTCCAAAAAAAATCCGCGCCCACCAACATGTCAGGCTTTTCGCTTCGCTCTGAACCGCATTCCGAACTCCGAGTTCCGCATTCCCAAGCCGCCCGCATCATCGGCCGTCCCCGCATCCACAAGGCGCACGCCGCGATCTGCAGTTGCGACGCCGACGGCGTCAACGACCTCACCCTCTACAAACGCGACGCCACCGCCCTCTTCAAGCAACTCGACCGCGCCCCCGCGCATCCGCCGCTCTACATTTGGAAACGCGACCCGGCCAACCCCGCAAAAATCCTCGACGGCAACCCAATCCACGTCGCCGAATAA
- a CDS encoding SMP-30/gluconolactonase/LRE family protein — translation MSANNTQAAKLVLDIRAELGEGPIWDARTNALLWVDIEGRRVCRFDPAANGGRGENREWPVGSMPGTVAPTERGDLLVALNEGVARFDMADGRVEMLCAPDGFDPSVTRFNDGKCDPRGRFVAGTTSLQGKRGASALYVVEATGANGSAPVMRQILGGVSISNGLAWSADGRSFYYIDTPTREVAVFDYDLDRGELGARRVAFRVPDALGYPDGMTIDAEGMLWVCLWGGAAVTRWNPANGELLAKHEVPALHVTSCAFGGPDLATLYITTARVDTAADVLAKYPQRGGIFSLQPGVRGGRAFEFSG, via the coding sequence ATGTCCGCAAACAACACACAGGCTGCGAAACTTGTTTTGGATATCCGCGCCGAACTCGGCGAGGGGCCGATTTGGGATGCGCGGACAAACGCGCTGCTTTGGGTGGATATCGAAGGCAGGCGCGTGTGCCGGTTTGATCCGGCGGCGAATGGCGGGCGCGGCGAAAATCGCGAGTGGCCCGTGGGCTCGATGCCGGGCACGGTGGCGCCGACCGAACGCGGCGATTTGCTGGTGGCGTTGAACGAGGGCGTGGCGCGGTTCGACATGGCGGACGGGCGCGTGGAAATGCTGTGCGCGCCCGACGGGTTTGATCCGTCGGTGACGCGTTTCAACGACGGCAAGTGCGATCCGCGCGGGCGCTTTGTCGCGGGGACGACGTCGCTGCAAGGGAAGCGCGGTGCGAGCGCGTTGTATGTGGTGGAGGCAACAGGTGCGAATGGAAGCGCGCCGGTGATGCGGCAAATTCTCGGCGGCGTTTCGATTTCAAACGGACTGGCGTGGAGCGCGGACGGGCGGAGTTTTTATTACATAGACACGCCGACGCGCGAGGTGGCGGTGTTTGATTACGACTTGGATCGCGGCGAACTCGGGGCGAGACGCGTGGCGTTTCGTGTGCCGGACGCGCTGGGTTATCCGGACGGGATGACAATCGACGCGGAGGGAATGCTGTGGGTTTGCCTGTGGGGCGGGGCGGCGGTGACTCGCTGGAATCCGGCGAACGGCGAATTGCTCGCGAAGCACGAGGTGCCGGCACTGCATGTGACTTCGTGCGCGTTTGGCGGACCGGATTTGGCGACGCTGTATATCACGACCGCACGGGTGGACACGGCTGCGGATGTGCTCGCGAAATACCCGCAACGCGGCGGGATTTTTTCGCTGCAACCGGGCGTGCGCGGCGGGCGGGCGTTTGAATTTTCGGGGTAG
- a CDS encoding VOC family protein, with amino-acid sequence MKFEHFAINSPDARAQAAWWVEHLGLTVARRVEAAPHTHFLADETGRVFIEIYSNPAAPYPDYANQPPLVLHVAFVSTDTKADRARLEKAGATFFVEETPNGNALLMMRDPWGLALQFCQRTQPF; translated from the coding sequence ATGAAATTCGAACACTTCGCCATCAACTCTCCCGACGCCCGCGCCCAAGCCGCATGGTGGGTCGAGCACCTCGGCCTCACGGTCGCCCGCCGCGTCGAAGCCGCGCCGCACACGCATTTCCTTGCCGACGAAACCGGCCGCGTCTTCATCGAAATCTACAGCAACCCCGCCGCGCCCTATCCCGATTACGCCAACCAGCCCCCGCTCGTCCTCCACGTCGCCTTCGTCTCGACCGACACCAAGGCCGACCGCGCCCGCCTGGAAAAAGCCGGAGCCACCTTCTTTGTTGAGGAGACTCCCAACGGCAACGCCCTCCTCATGATGCGCGACCCCTGGGGCCTCGCCCTCCAATTCTGCCAGCGCACGCAGCCATTTTAA
- a CDS encoding alpha/beta fold hydrolase — MNNDTQMRNADCGMRNDAPPHGNEIPKEQPFANPQSQTNETPVHSPESGNPHSAIRNPHSSRPDWLRALYPFAQNTFVTPRGARMNYADEGPRTDEAVLMLHGNPTWSFFYRDIIRALSPSLRCIAPDHIGMGLSEKPSARDYPYTLAQRIADIETLVASLNLRRIHLIVHDWGGAIGFGFATRHPEKIGRITILNTAAFPDIHMPARIGLCRAPLGIGALIVRGFNGFAWPATWMTMHRRKLTPDEKRAYLFPHNNWANRVAVHEFVRDIPMSPAHPTHATLTAIERNLPLLVANPKLIVWGGADFCFNDHFYNRWRKVYPEAATHHFPDVGHYLLDDGGEEVRAKIVQFFTQS; from the coding sequence ATGAACAACGACACACAAATGCGGAATGCGGATTGCGGAATGCGGAATGACGCGCCGCCACACGGAAACGAAATTCCGAAAGAACAACCTTTCGCCAATCCGCAATCGCAGACAAACGAAACACCCGTTCATTCGCCCGAGTCCGGCAATCCGCACTCCGCAATCCGCAATCCGCATTCCTCCCGCCCCGACTGGCTCCGCGCCCTCTATCCTTTTGCACAAAACACCTTCGTCACGCCCCGCGGCGCGCGCATGAACTACGCCGACGAAGGCCCGCGCACCGACGAAGCCGTGCTCATGCTTCACGGCAATCCCACGTGGTCGTTTTTTTATCGCGACATCATCCGCGCCCTCTCGCCCTCGCTCCGCTGCATCGCCCCCGATCACATCGGCATGGGCCTTTCCGAAAAACCCTCCGCCCGCGATTATCCCTACACACTCGCGCAACGCATCGCCGACATCGAGACGCTCGTCGCATCGCTCAACCTCCGCCGCATTCACCTCATCGTTCACGATTGGGGCGGCGCAATCGGCTTCGGCTTCGCCACGCGCCATCCCGAAAAAATCGGGCGTATCACAATTCTGAATACGGCGGCGTTCCCCGACATTCACATGCCCGCGCGCATCGGCCTCTGCCGCGCGCCCCTCGGCATCGGCGCCCTGATCGTCCGCGGTTTCAACGGCTTCGCATGGCCCGCCACATGGATGACCATGCACCGTCGCAAACTCACCCCCGACGAAAAACGCGCCTATCTTTTCCCCCACAACAACTGGGCCAACCGCGTCGCCGTGCACGAATTCGTCCGCGACATCCCCATGTCGCCCGCACACCCCACCCACGCCACGCTGACCGCCATCGAGCGCAACCTCCCGCTCCTCGTCGCCAACCCGAAACTCATCGTCTGGGGCGGCGCCGACTTCTGTTTCAACGATCACTTCTACAACCGCTGGCGCAAAGTTTACCCCGAAGCCGCCACGCACCACTTCCCCGACGTCGGCCACTACCTCCTCGACGACGGCGGCGAGGAAGTGCGCGCCAAAATCGTGCAGTTTTTCACCCAATCCTAA
- a CDS encoding 3-oxoacyl-ACP synthase III — protein sequence MIFANTHIESLAIALPDEVWTSAAIEEQLRPLYERLRLPFGRLELMTGIRERRHWPAHTRASDASAAAGRAVLAKSSLRAEQIEMFTHAAVCRDMLEPATASFAHRKIGLAARAQIFDVSNACLGFLNSMVILAGLIESGQIGAGMIVSGENGRPLIEQTLAHLTTAPLNRNEIKPYFANLTIGSGAVAAILCHRSLLPAGSRAPRLIGGAGRAATQYNDLCQGDTHGAEALAMQTDSEQLLIAGVGLARETWADFTAATAWDTAGIDRYICHQVGSVHRRKLYETVGLDLAKDFSTFETLGNMGSASLPVTLALAAENSAVKPGDRVALLGIGSGLNCLMLGVEW from the coding sequence ATGATTTTCGCAAACACCCACATCGAATCCCTCGCCATCGCGCTGCCAGACGAAGTCTGGACATCCGCCGCGATCGAGGAACAACTCCGCCCGCTCTACGAACGCCTGCGCCTGCCCTTCGGCCGCCTCGAACTCATGACCGGCATTCGCGAGCGCCGCCACTGGCCCGCGCACACGCGCGCATCCGACGCCAGCGCCGCCGCCGGACGCGCCGTGCTCGCCAAATCCTCCCTCCGCGCCGAGCAAATCGAAATGTTCACGCACGCCGCCGTTTGCCGCGACATGCTCGAACCCGCCACCGCCTCCTTCGCCCACCGCAAAATCGGCCTCGCCGCCCGCGCGCAAATCTTCGACGTCTCCAACGCCTGCCTCGGTTTTCTCAACAGCATGGTCATCCTCGCCGGTCTCATCGAATCCGGCCAGATCGGCGCCGGCATGATCGTCTCCGGCGAAAACGGACGCCCCCTCATCGAGCAAACCCTCGCGCACCTCACCACCGCGCCGCTCAACCGCAACGAAATCAAACCCTATTTCGCCAACCTCACCATCGGCTCCGGAGCCGTCGCCGCCATCCTCTGCCACCGCTCGCTCCTCCCCGCCGGCAGCCGCGCCCCGCGACTCATCGGCGGAGCCGGGCGCGCCGCCACGCAATACAACGACCTCTGCCAGGGCGACACCCACGGCGCCGAAGCCCTCGCCATGCAAACCGACTCCGAGCAACTCCTCATCGCCGGCGTCGGCCTCGCCCGCGAAACCTGGGCCGACTTCACCGCCGCCACCGCATGGGACACCGCCGGCATTGACCGCTACATCTGCCACCAAGTCGGATCCGTGCACCGCCGCAAACTCTACGAAACCGTCGGACTCGATCTCGCCAAGGATTTCTCCACCTTTGAAACACTCGGCAACATGGGCTCCGCCTCGCTCCCCGTCACGCTCGCCCTCGCCGCCGAAAACTCCGCCGTCAAACCCGGCGACCGCGTCGCCCTCCTCGGAATCGGCAGCGGCCTCAACTGCCTCATGCTCGGAGTCGAATGGTGA
- a CDS encoding enoyl-ACP reductase FabI, translating to MSTDFLQIAGKTFVVFGVANRKSVAWHIARTLEEQGARVIYSVRSEARKKSLETLLAGKPVFICDVEHEGAPARLAAEIAAAGHAPIHGIVHSIAFANYSEGLKPFDETKRADFLQAVTISAFSLVEIARAFKQHLASDASVVTIGISSLLVTPDNYGYMGPIKASLESASRFLAKSFSADPATREVRFNIVGAGPLKTSASAGIPGYIESYLYSEKLTLRKRNLATQEVADSAVFLLSPRASGINATTLTIDAGLGGNFYDAEIIKLAMRPEPPVGAGGNSKFQ from the coding sequence ATGAGCACCGACTTCCTCCAAATCGCCGGAAAAACATTTGTCGTCTTCGGCGTCGCCAATCGCAAAAGCGTCGCGTGGCACATCGCGCGCACGCTTGAGGAACAAGGCGCGCGTGTCATTTACAGCGTCCGCTCCGAGGCGCGCAAAAAATCCCTCGAAACCCTTCTCGCCGGAAAACCCGTTTTCATCTGCGACGTCGAACACGAAGGCGCGCCCGCGCGCCTCGCCGCCGAAATCGCCGCCGCCGGACACGCGCCCATACACGGCATCGTCCACTCCATCGCCTTCGCCAATTACTCCGAGGGCCTGAAACCCTTCGACGAAACCAAGCGCGCCGACTTCCTCCAGGCCGTGACCATCTCCGCCTTCTCGCTCGTCGAAATCGCCCGCGCCTTCAAACAGCACCTCGCGTCCGACGCCTCCGTCGTCACCATCGGCATCTCGTCGCTCCTCGTCACGCCCGACAACTACGGCTACATGGGCCCGATCAAGGCCTCGCTCGAATCCGCCTCGCGCTTCCTTGCCAAATCCTTCTCCGCCGATCCCGCCACGCGCGAAGTGCGCTTCAACATCGTCGGCGCCGGCCCGCTCAAAACCAGCGCCTCCGCCGGCATCCCCGGCTACATCGAAAGCTACCTCTACTCCGAAAAACTCACCCTCCGCAAACGCAACCTCGCCACGCAGGAAGTCGCCGACTCCGCCGTCTTCCTGCTCAGCCCGCGAGCCAGCGGCATCAACGCCACCACGCTCACCATCGACGCCGGCCTTGGCGGCAACTTCTACGACGCCGAAATCATCAAACTCGCAATGCGACCCGAGCCACCGGTTGGCGCCGGTGGAAATTCCAAATTCCAGTGA
- a CDS encoding 3-hydroxyacyl-ACP dehydratase FabZ family protein — MSTQAVTELIPHRPPFLFVDEIVAETADGLTARRTWRADEDFYRGHYPGAPITPGVLLCEAVFQTGALYMARQAQAAGAKPGEGVPLLAKINDVRFRTPVYPGDTIVIDVRKKETLGGFTMMTGSIKKPDGTRVMNVDYSVVWKTPEGQTGKAEGLKD; from the coding sequence ATGTCAACGCAAGCAGTCACAGAACTCATACCGCACCGCCCGCCGTTTTTGTTTGTGGACGAAATCGTCGCCGAAACCGCCGACGGACTCACCGCCCGCCGCACATGGCGCGCCGACGAGGATTTTTATCGCGGCCACTATCCCGGCGCGCCCATCACGCCCGGCGTGCTGCTCTGCGAGGCCGTCTTCCAAACCGGCGCGCTCTACATGGCCCGCCAGGCGCAGGCCGCGGGCGCCAAACCCGGCGAAGGCGTGCCGCTCCTCGCCAAAATAAACGACGTGCGCTTCCGCACCCCCGTTTATCCCGGTGACACCATCGTCATCGACGTGAGGAAAAAAGAAACCCTCGGCGGCTTCACCATGATGACCGGCTCAATCAAAAAACCCGACGGCACGCGCGTCATGAACGTCGATTATTCCGTCGTCTGGAAAACACCCGAAGGCCAAACAGGAAAGGCTGAAGGGCTAAAGGACTGA
- a CDS encoding gamma-butyrobetaine hydroxylase-like domain-containing protein — MKTPRNIQLIGTEVAIAWDDGSESYFQGEKLRAASPSAETRGEKDILGNQYGGDGPREFPGVTVVGWARVGDYALRFDFSDGHNSGIYSYEYLLELAGR, encoded by the coding sequence TTGAAGACGCCGCGGAACATCCAGCTCATCGGAACCGAAGTCGCCATCGCGTGGGACGATGGCAGCGAGTCGTATTTTCAGGGCGAAAAGCTTCGCGCGGCGTCCCCGAGCGCCGAGACGCGCGGCGAAAAGGACATCCTCGGCAATCAATACGGCGGGGACGGCCCGAGGGAGTTTCCGGGCGTGACGGTCGTCGGCTGGGCGCGCGTGGGCGATTACGCGCTGCGTTTCGATTTCAGCGATGGACATAATTCCGGCATTTACAGCTACGAATACTTGCTCGAACTTGCCGGTCGATAA
- the hisI gene encoding phosphoribosyl-AMP cyclohydrolase — MNYPARTNNQEIELGSTFQPKFGEDGLIPCITQDITTGQVLMFAFMNAESFAHTLKTRKATYWSRSRKKLWVKGEESGNVQWVKEIYTDCDQDVVLVKVEQTGSANASCHNGYKSCFYRKFADLDTAAAGTEYKLATIAERLFDPATVYKKK, encoded by the coding sequence ATGAACTATCCAGCACGCACCAATAATCAGGAGATCGAGCTTGGCTCGACGTTTCAGCCGAAGTTCGGCGAGGACGGCCTCATCCCTTGCATCACGCAGGACATCACCACGGGGCAGGTCCTTATGTTTGCCTTCATGAACGCCGAGTCGTTCGCGCACACGCTCAAGACGCGCAAGGCCACCTACTGGAGCCGCTCGCGCAAAAAACTTTGGGTGAAGGGAGAGGAGTCCGGCAATGTGCAATGGGTGAAGGAAATCTACACCGACTGCGACCAGGACGTCGTCCTCGTCAAGGTTGAGCAAACCGGCTCGGCCAACGCCTCCTGCCACAACGGCTACAAGAGCTGCTTCTACCGCAAGTTCGCCGACCTCGACACTGCCGCCGCCGGCACCGAATACAAACTCGCGACAATCGCCGAACGCCTCTTCGACCCAGCGACGGTGTATAAGAAGAAGTAG
- a CDS encoding ArsR/SmtB family transcription factor, giving the protein MSATWDILKVISDPTRVRLLALLQHEELAVAEMQDILGMAQSRISSQLAILRQAGLVADRREGKKSFYSSVAQADPAQNALVKAACNAAAGDPALVEDRENLDRVLARRRQQSEAYFNLIAGKLGKNHCPGRSWEAIGHLALRLTPAITIADLGAGEGLISQLLARRAERVWCIDNSPRMVEVGTELAKRNKLANLAYKLGDIEDVPLPDKSVDLAILSQALHHAQHPQKAVGEAWRILRPGGRLLVLDLKAHTFEKARELYSDVWLGFQENVLHGFLKKAGFQQVEVSVVAREPMEPFFETLLASGTKA; this is encoded by the coding sequence ATGTCCGCCACTTGGGATATTCTCAAAGTCATTTCCGATCCGACTCGGGTGCGTCTGCTCGCGTTGCTGCAACACGAGGAACTCGCCGTCGCGGAAATGCAGGATATCCTCGGCATGGCGCAATCGCGCATCTCGTCGCAGCTCGCGATTTTGCGGCAGGCGGGGCTTGTCGCGGATCGCCGCGAGGGGAAGAAGTCGTTTTATTCGTCGGTCGCGCAAGCCGATCCCGCGCAAAACGCGCTCGTCAAGGCGGCGTGCAATGCCGCGGCGGGCGATCCCGCGCTTGTCGAGGATCGAGAAAATCTTGACCGCGTGCTCGCGCGCCGGCGCCAGCAATCCGAGGCGTATTTTAACCTCATCGCGGGCAAGCTCGGCAAAAACCATTGTCCAGGACGTTCGTGGGAGGCCATCGGGCATCTCGCGCTCCGTCTCACGCCCGCGATCACGATTGCCGATCTCGGGGCGGGGGAGGGGTTGATTTCGCAACTCCTCGCGCGCCGCGCCGAACGCGTTTGGTGCATCGACAATTCGCCGCGCATGGTCGAGGTCGGCACCGAGCTCGCCAAGCGCAACAAGCTCGCCAACCTCGCCTACAAACTCGGCGACATCGAGGACGTGCCGCTGCCCGACAAGTCGGTCGATCTCGCGATTCTCAGCCAGGCGCTCCACCACGCGCAGCATCCGCAAAAAGCGGTCGGCGAAGCGTGGCGTATACTCCGCCCCGGCGGACGCCTTCTCGTGCTCGACCTGAAGGCGCACACGTTCGAAAAAGCGCGCGAACTTTACTCCGACGTTTGGCTCGGGTTTCAGGAAAACGTGTTGCACGGTTTTTTGAAAAAAGCGGGCTTTCAGCAAGTCGAGGTTTCTGTCGTCGCGCGCGAGCCGATGGAGCCGTTTTTCGAAACGCTCCTAGCGAGCGGAACGAAGGCCTGA
- a CDS encoding AAA family ATPase → MITGPVWSKKLREEIGKAVIGQEATIERLLVALLANGHVLLEGMPGLAKTLLVKSLGTALGVQFERIQFTPDLLPSDVVGTMVFQPKTGEFVSHRGPIFANLVLADEINRAPAKVQSALLEAMQERQVTIGGQTHPLPKPFFVMATQNPVEQEGTYPLPEAQTDRFLFKLIVDYPSSDEESQMMQRWGQVTKQPELLPVSSGEELLSLRTEVDKVHVAPAMQGYMLALVRATRALAADPSTQLEPNARRHLSFGASPRASLALYQASRALAWMRGQDFVSPSLVQDIATDVLRHRMGLTYEAEAENITTDKVVAMVLDKTPVPRL, encoded by the coding sequence ATGATTACCGGTCCCGTTTGGTCCAAGAAACTCCGCGAAGAAATTGGCAAGGCAGTCATCGGTCAGGAGGCCACCATCGAGCGGCTGCTCGTCGCCCTGCTCGCCAATGGCCACGTGCTTCTCGAGGGCATGCCCGGCCTCGCGAAAACCCTCCTCGTCAAATCGCTCGGCACCGCGCTCGGCGTGCAGTTTGAGCGCATCCAGTTCACGCCCGACCTTCTGCCGAGCGACGTCGTGGGCACGATGGTTTTCCAGCCGAAAACCGGCGAGTTCGTGTCGCACCGCGGCCCGATCTTCGCGAACCTCGTCCTTGCCGACGAAATCAACCGAGCCCCCGCCAAGGTGCAAAGCGCGCTGCTTGAGGCCATGCAGGAGCGGCAGGTCACCATCGGCGGGCAAACCCATCCGCTCCCGAAGCCGTTTTTCGTGATGGCCACGCAAAACCCCGTCGAGCAGGAGGGCACTTATCCGCTTCCCGAGGCGCAAACCGACCGCTTCCTTTTCAAGCTCATCGTCGACTACCCGAGCAGCGACGAGGAATCGCAAATGATGCAGCGCTGGGGCCAGGTCACCAAGCAGCCCGAACTGCTTCCCGTTTCCAGCGGCGAGGAGCTCCTCTCGTTGCGCACGGAAGTGGACAAGGTGCACGTCGCGCCCGCGATGCAGGGCTACATGCTCGCGCTCGTTCGCGCCACGCGCGCGCTGGCCGCCGATCCGTCCACGCAACTCGAGCCGAACGCCAGGCGCCATCTATCCTTCGGCGCCTCGCCCCGCGCCTCGCTCGCGCTCTACCAGGCTTCGCGCGCGCTCGCATGGATGCGCGGGCAGGATTTTGTCAGCCCGTCGCTCGTGCAAGACATCGCAACCGACGTCCTCCGCCACCGCATGGGGCTGACCTACGAGGCCGAGGCTGAAAACATAACCACCGACAAAGTCGTCGCCATGGTGCTTGACAAAACGCCGGTGCCTCGCCTCTGA
- a CDS encoding DUF58 domain-containing protein, with product MALTPQNLLPGISNPLALLRKLEWRVRNAVESTLGGIYRSAFRGRGMEFDQVVRYEFGDDIRDIDWNVTARLGEPYRKKFVEEREVTLIVVFEDTPSLQFGSAGISKREALLELAGLVMLLGAVNRDRVGTIHATPRGYTLHEPVRGRGPIMHAAAELFGQPAPDITDGATTAAIPWQLLSRSAPKHSIMIWLGDFAPRPAPEGWPIFQRRYQTMGFRIDDPWERAMPAGEGFAAYDPVSGRLVNIGGTSAERAAHARWRESRDTAWRSLFPDQFSRLQVGTDENRLDALVRFFHRRMSAR from the coding sequence ATGGCCCTCACGCCGCAAAATCTCCTTCCGGGAATTTCCAATCCGCTCGCGCTCCTGCGCAAGCTGGAGTGGCGCGTGCGCAATGCCGTCGAATCCACGCTCGGCGGCATTTACCGCTCGGCGTTTCGCGGGCGCGGCATGGAGTTCGACCAAGTCGTGCGCTACGAATTCGGCGACGATATCCGCGACATCGACTGGAACGTCACCGCGCGCCTCGGCGAGCCCTACCGGAAAAAATTTGTCGAGGAGCGCGAGGTCACGCTGATCGTCGTTTTCGAGGACACGCCCAGCCTGCAATTTGGCTCCGCGGGCATTTCCAAGCGCGAGGCGCTGCTCGAACTCGCCGGGCTCGTCATGCTCCTTGGCGCGGTCAACCGCGACCGCGTCGGCACCATTCACGCCACGCCGCGCGGCTACACGCTTCACGAACCGGTGCGCGGACGCGGCCCCATCATGCATGCCGCCGCCGAACTTTTCGGCCAGCCCGCGCCCGACATCACCGACGGCGCCACGACCGCCGCGATTCCGTGGCAGCTCCTCTCGCGCTCCGCGCCCAAGCACAGCATCATGATCTGGCTCGGCGATTTTGCCCCGCGCCCCGCGCCCGAGGGCTGGCCGATTTTTCAGCGCCGTTACCAAACGATGGGCTTTCGCATCGACGACCCGTGGGAGCGCGCGATGCCCGCCGGGGAGGGCTTCGCCGCCTACGATCCGGTGAGCGGACGCCTCGTGAACATCGGCGGCACCTCCGCCGAGCGCGCCGCGCACGCACGCTGGCGCGAATCGCGCGACACCGCATGGCGCTCGCTTTTCCCCGACCAGTTCAGCCGCCTCCAAGTCGGCACCGACGAAAACCGCCTCGATGCGCTCGTCCGCTTTTTCCACCGGAGAATGAGCGCGCGCTGA